A section of the Streptomyces xinghaiensis S187 genome encodes:
- a CDS encoding ABC transporter permease has translation MSRADGNGRDERTGPAEQAGPAARTTPGPRSAAPAAPGPSAGDGSLRRTRPSPLWALGLFRSELVTVFRRWRTLALLGVLAAVPLLIGIAVRIETGDGGSAGGGGGGGPAFIAQITNNGLFLVFTALAATLPLFLPMAVGVVAGDAIAGEANAGTLRYLLVAPAGRTRLLLAKFTAVLAFCLVATVTVAVSALAAGALLFPLGEVTLISGTTISLGEGLLRALAVAVAVAASLTGIAALGLFISTLTNSGIAAMAATVGLLITVQIVNTIPQLDAVHPYLFPHYWLSFADLLRAPVYWEDLLRNLGLQALYAAVFGSVAWARFSNRDITV, from the coding sequence ATGTCGCGGGCTGACGGCAACGGGCGGGACGAGCGGACCGGGCCAGCCGAACAGGCCGGACCGGCGGCCCGCACCACCCCGGGGCCACGGAGCGCCGCCCCCGCCGCGCCCGGTCCGTCCGCGGGGGACGGCTCGCTGCGCCGCACCCGGCCCAGCCCGTTGTGGGCTCTCGGCCTCTTCCGCAGCGAGCTGGTGACGGTCTTCCGCCGCTGGCGGACGCTCGCCCTGCTCGGGGTGCTCGCCGCCGTGCCGCTGCTGATCGGGATCGCGGTGCGGATCGAGACCGGCGACGGCGGCTCCGCAGGCGGCGGGGGAGGCGGCGGCCCGGCCTTCATCGCGCAGATCACCAACAACGGCCTCTTCCTGGTCTTCACCGCCCTGGCGGCCACGCTCCCGCTCTTCCTCCCGATGGCCGTCGGCGTCGTCGCGGGGGACGCGATCGCGGGCGAGGCGAACGCCGGCACGCTGCGCTATCTGCTGGTGGCCCCGGCCGGCCGGACCCGGCTGCTGCTCGCCAAGTTCACCGCCGTCCTGGCCTTCTGCCTGGTCGCCACGGTGACGGTGGCCGTCTCGGCGCTGGCGGCGGGGGCGCTGCTGTTCCCGCTCGGCGAGGTCACGCTGATCTCCGGGACGACCATTTCCCTCGGCGAGGGCCTGCTGCGCGCGCTGGCCGTGGCGGTCGCCGTCGCCGCGTCGCTGACCGGGATCGCGGCGCTGGGCCTGTTCATCTCCACCCTCACCAACAGCGGGATCGCGGCGATGGCGGCCACGGTGGGGCTGCTCATCACCGTCCAGATCGTCAACACCATTCCGCAGCTCGACGCGGTGCACCCCTACCTCTTCCCGCACTACTGGCTCAGCTTCGCGGATCTGCTCCGCGCCCCCGTGTACTGGGAGGACCTGCTGCGGAACCTGGGACTTCAGGCCCTGTACGCGGCCGTCTTCGGCTCCGTAGCTTGGGCACGCTTCTCGAATCGGGACATCACGGTGTAG
- a CDS encoding M28 family peptidase yields MRLTPPHREHRPARRPRPRPRRASTAALATAAAVALLAPAAVASAASAAESSPRAAAAAPDIPLSAVKAHLSDLQSIASANGGNRAHGRPGYKAAVDHIKAKLDAAGYTTTVQQFTSNGSTGYNLIADWPGGDTGNVLMAGAHLDSVSSGPGMNDNGSGSAAVLETALAVAREGHQPDRHLRFGWWGAEELGLVGSNHYVRNLTSTQRSAIGGYLNFDMIASPNPGYFVYDDDPAIEKVFKDFFAAKGVPTEIETEGDGRSDHASFKNYGIPVGGLFTGASRTKSSAQAQKWGGTAGRAFDSCYHSSCDTLANVDDTALDRNSDALAHAVWTLGADGGGGTDPSVVYENTEDVAIPDGTSEAVSPVAVADRTGSAPAALRIGVDIKHSYRGDLVIDLLAPDGTAYRLKDSSSWDGADDVIATYTADVSGETANGTWKLRVRDVYRQDSGYIDSWKLTF; encoded by the coding sequence ATGCGCCTCACTCCCCCGCACCGCGAGCACCGCCCCGCCCGAAGACCACGTCCGCGGCCCCGCCGGGCCTCCACGGCCGCCCTCGCCACCGCCGCCGCCGTCGCGCTGCTCGCCCCGGCCGCCGTCGCGTCGGCCGCGTCCGCCGCGGAGTCCTCACCCCGGGCCGCCGCCGCGGCCCCGGACATCCCGCTCTCCGCCGTCAAGGCGCACCTCTCCGATCTGCAGTCGATAGCCTCCGCCAACGGCGGCAACCGCGCCCACGGCCGGCCCGGCTACAAGGCCGCCGTCGACCACATCAAGGCGAAGCTGGACGCCGCCGGGTACACCACCACCGTCCAGCAGTTCACTTCGAACGGCTCCACCGGCTACAACCTCATCGCCGACTGGCCCGGCGGCGACACCGGGAACGTCCTCATGGCCGGAGCCCACCTCGACTCCGTGAGCAGCGGCCCCGGGATGAACGACAACGGCTCCGGTTCGGCCGCCGTCCTGGAGACCGCGCTCGCCGTGGCGCGCGAGGGCCACCAGCCGGACCGGCACCTGCGGTTCGGCTGGTGGGGTGCGGAGGAGCTGGGCCTGGTCGGCTCCAACCACTACGTGCGCAACCTGACGAGCACCCAGCGGTCCGCGATCGGCGGCTACCTCAACTTCGACATGATCGCCTCGCCGAACCCCGGCTACTTCGTCTACGACGACGACCCGGCCATCGAGAAGGTCTTCAAGGACTTCTTCGCGGCCAAGGGCGTGCCGACGGAGATCGAGACCGAGGGCGACGGCCGCTCCGACCACGCCTCGTTCAAGAACTACGGCATCCCGGTCGGCGGTCTGTTCACCGGCGCGAGCCGCACCAAGTCGTCGGCGCAGGCGCAGAAGTGGGGCGGCACGGCCGGGCGGGCGTTCGACAGCTGCTACCACTCGTCCTGCGACACCCTGGCGAACGTCGACGACACCGCCCTGGACCGCAACAGCGACGCCCTCGCCCACGCCGTCTGGACGCTCGGCGCGGACGGCGGCGGCGGTACGGACCCGTCCGTCGTCTACGAGAACACCGAGGACGTCGCCATCCCCGACGGCACCTCGGAGGCGGTCTCCCCCGTGGCCGTGGCCGACCGTACGGGCAGCGCCCCGGCGGCGCTCAGGATCGGGGTCGACATCAAGCACAGCTACCGGGGCGATCTGGTGATCGATCTGCTGGCTCCGGACGGCACCGCGTACCGGCTGAAGGACTCCAGCAGCTGGGACGGCGCCGACGATGTGATCGCCACCTACACGGCCGACGTCTCCGGCGAGACGGCGAACGGCACCTGGAAGCTGCGGGTCCGGGACGTGTACCGCCAGGACAGCGGCTACATCGACAGCTGGAAGCTCACCTTCTGA
- a CDS encoding NAD(P)/FAD-dependent oxidoreductase — protein sequence MDLSPHSTEPAGSASHHHVVVVGGGTAGISVAARLRRAGVGDIAVLDPSDTHWYQPLWTLVGGGQAPLETSRRSEASLIPDGVRWIRDAAVAVDPDARTVSVAGGGRIGYDYLVMAPGLQLDWDKVPGLAKAIGRDGVTSNYASEYAPYTWELIKGMRSGTAVFSHPATPLKCGGAPQKIAYLAADYWRKQGVLDAIRIVFVLPDPKLFKVPVWTKALEKVVERYGIEVRYESEVTAVDGAARELTVTDLKTGTEETLAYDMAHLVPPQSAPDWVKASPLAEGPYGFVKVDKHTLRSPDHPEVFALGDVANLPTSKTGAAVRKQSPVVVEHLVAAMKGAGAGARYDGYTSCPLVTARDKMLLAEFDYDLKPKSSFPLINTFKERRDMWVFKRYVLPVIYWRGMMSGRV from the coding sequence CTGGACTTGTCCCCCCATTCCACGGAGCCCGCGGGCTCCGCCAGCCACCACCACGTGGTCGTCGTCGGCGGCGGAACGGCCGGCATCAGTGTCGCGGCCCGGCTCCGCCGTGCGGGCGTCGGTGACATCGCCGTACTCGATCCCTCCGATACCCACTGGTACCAGCCACTGTGGACCCTCGTCGGCGGTGGTCAGGCCCCACTGGAGACGTCACGGCGCTCCGAGGCGTCCCTGATCCCGGACGGCGTGCGGTGGATCCGCGACGCGGCCGTGGCGGTCGACCCGGACGCCCGTACGGTCTCCGTCGCCGGCGGCGGCCGGATCGGCTACGACTACCTGGTCATGGCCCCCGGTCTCCAGCTCGACTGGGACAAGGTCCCGGGCCTGGCCAAGGCCATCGGCCGCGACGGCGTGACCAGCAACTACGCGTCCGAGTACGCCCCCTACACCTGGGAGCTCATCAAGGGCATGCGCTCCGGCACCGCGGTCTTCAGCCATCCGGCCACACCGCTGAAGTGCGGCGGCGCCCCGCAGAAGATCGCCTACCTGGCCGCCGACTACTGGCGCAAGCAGGGTGTCCTGGACGCGATCCGCATCGTCTTCGTGCTGCCCGACCCCAAGCTCTTCAAGGTCCCGGTGTGGACCAAGGCGCTGGAGAAGGTCGTCGAGCGGTACGGCATCGAGGTCCGGTACGAGTCCGAGGTGACCGCTGTGGACGGCGCGGCCCGCGAGCTGACCGTCACCGACCTCAAGACCGGCACCGAGGAGACCCTCGCCTATGACATGGCGCACCTCGTCCCGCCGCAGAGCGCCCCGGACTGGGTGAAGGCGAGCCCGCTCGCCGAGGGCCCCTACGGCTTCGTCAAGGTGGACAAGCACACCCTGCGCAGCCCGGACCACCCGGAGGTCTTCGCGCTCGGGGATGTGGCGAACCTGCCGACGTCCAAGACCGGCGCGGCCGTGCGCAAGCAGTCCCCCGTGGTGGTGGAGCACCTGGTCGCCGCCATGAAGGGCGCCGGGGCCGGGGCGCGGTACGACGGCTACACCTCGTGCCCGCTGGTGACCGCGCGCGACAAGATGCTGCTCGCGGAGTTCGACTACGACCTGAAGCCGAAGTCGAGCTTCCCGCTGATCAACACCTTCAAGGAGCGCCGCGACATGTGGGTGTTCAAGCGGTACGTCCTGCCCGTCATCTACTGGCGCGGCATGATGTCCGGCCGCGTCTGA
- a CDS encoding Uma2 family endonuclease: MSVMKHKCVDDHEGPWTVEDVLALPEHPARARYELVDGALMMSPAPGLAHQIASQCLARGIDDAIAAAGAPFLLAAASIVIGESRLFIPDIVVVDRSAVRRDTVAVPLEAVLLLAEIVTPHSRAADRILKPALYAQAKVPAYWRIELEPEPAVLVHELSGDAYREVQRVTGKQSVEVGGAFPVDLDVAALLDDLED; this comes from the coding sequence ATGAGCGTCATGAAGCACAAGTGCGTGGACGACCACGAAGGTCCCTGGACCGTGGAAGACGTCCTCGCCCTCCCCGAGCATCCGGCACGCGCCCGCTATGAGCTGGTGGACGGTGCGCTGATGATGTCTCCGGCGCCCGGCTTGGCGCACCAGATTGCTTCCCAGTGTCTCGCACGCGGTATCGATGACGCGATCGCCGCCGCCGGGGCCCCTTTTCTCCTTGCCGCGGCGTCCATCGTGATCGGCGAGTCCCGGCTGTTCATCCCCGACATCGTGGTGGTGGACCGGTCGGCCGTCCGGCGGGACACGGTCGCGGTTCCCCTGGAGGCCGTGCTGCTGCTGGCGGAGATCGTCACACCGCACAGCCGCGCGGCCGACCGCATCCTCAAGCCCGCCCTCTATGCCCAGGCCAAGGTGCCCGCCTACTGGCGGATCGAGCTCGAACCGGAGCCGGCCGTGCTGGTGCACGAGCTCTCCGGGGACGCCTACCGCGAGGTCCAGCGCGTCACCGGCAAGCAGAGCGTCGAGGTCGGCGGGGCGTTCCCGGTGGACCTGGACGTCGCGGCCCTGCTGGACGACCTGGAGGACTGA
- a CDS encoding sulfite exporter TauE/SafE family protein has protein sequence MIALVIAGSLLIGISLGILGGGGSILTVPILIYLAGMDAKEAIATSLLVVGVTSLAGLVSHARAGRVRWRTGLLFGVAGMTGAYAGGRLAEFIPGTVLLIAFALMMLATAVAMLKGRKKELKSKHEEMPVLHVLVDGVVVGLVTGLVGAGGGFLIVPALALLGGLPMGVAVGTSLLVISMKSFAGLAGYLSSVQIDWGLAGIVTAAAVVGSLVGGRVAGRIPQDTLRKGFGWFVVVMGVFVLGQQVSADLRETVLTSPVTWAVVAVLAAFLIFGIRRKSCAAGAGGAALGQDGPGCPAERDIAAREDAKAARAAEDAKPGAEGKGTDDGESGAGAGAAEARRRERQRAGSTGSHRA, from the coding sequence GTGATAGCACTTGTCATCGCCGGATCGCTGCTGATCGGGATCAGCCTCGGCATCCTCGGCGGCGGCGGCTCCATCCTGACCGTCCCGATCCTGATCTACCTGGCCGGCATGGACGCGAAGGAGGCCATCGCCACCTCGCTGCTGGTCGTCGGCGTCACCTCGCTCGCCGGTCTGGTCTCGCACGCCCGTGCGGGCCGGGTCCGCTGGCGTACCGGACTGCTGTTCGGTGTGGCGGGTATGACCGGTGCCTACGCGGGCGGCCGGCTGGCCGAGTTCATCCCCGGGACCGTGCTGCTCATCGCCTTCGCCCTGATGATGCTCGCCACGGCGGTCGCCATGCTCAAGGGCCGCAAGAAGGAGCTCAAGAGCAAGCACGAGGAGATGCCGGTCCTGCACGTCCTGGTGGACGGTGTGGTCGTCGGCCTGGTCACCGGCCTCGTCGGCGCCGGCGGCGGCTTCCTCATCGTCCCGGCCCTGGCCCTGCTGGGCGGGCTCCCGATGGGCGTCGCCGTGGGCACCTCGCTGCTGGTGATCTCCATGAAGTCCTTCGCGGGACTGGCGGGCTACCTCTCCAGCGTGCAGATCGACTGGGGCCTGGCGGGCATCGTCACCGCCGCGGCCGTGGTCGGCAGCCTGGTCGGCGGACGGGTCGCGGGACGCATCCCGCAGGACACGCTCCGCAAGGGCTTCGGCTGGTTCGTGGTCGTCATGGGCGTCTTCGTCCTCGGCCAGCAGGTCAGCGCGGACCTCCGTGAGACCGTGCTGACCAGCCCGGTCACCTGGGCCGTGGTCGCCGTCCTGGCGGCGTTCCTGATCTTCGGAATCCGGCGCAAGAGCTGCGCGGCCGGTGCCGGGGGTGCCGCCCTCGGCCAGGACGGCCCCGGCTGCCCGGCGGAGCGCGACATCGCGGCACGGGAGGACGCCAAGGCCGCGCGGGCCGCGGAGGACGCGAAGCCCGGCGCGGAGGGTAAGGGGACCGACGACGGCGAGAGCGGCGCCGGTGCCGGTGCCGCCGAGGCCCGGCGGCGCGAGCGGCAGCGGGCCGGGAGCACCGGCTCGCACCGGGCCTGA
- a CDS encoding ester cyclase, with protein sequence MDHLEQLYRHWLQDLWGGDYDLAPEILTPGFTGHWPDREVHGPDGAVEAIRQSHALFGDINTTLDVGPVIDGDRLAARWTFHGTYQGGIPGTTAPPGTRISFTGHDIFRAEGRRFAEYWVVSDVLGMMTRLGALGG encoded by the coding sequence ATGGACCATCTCGAACAGCTCTACCGGCACTGGCTGCAGGACCTCTGGGGCGGCGACTACGACCTGGCGCCCGAGATCCTGACCCCCGGCTTCACCGGCCACTGGCCCGACCGCGAGGTACACGGCCCGGACGGTGCCGTCGAAGCGATCCGCCAGTCCCACGCCCTCTTCGGTGACATCAACACCACCCTCGACGTCGGCCCGGTCATCGACGGGGACCGGCTCGCCGCCCGCTGGACCTTCCACGGCACCTACCAGGGCGGAATCCCCGGCACCACTGCCCCGCCCGGCACCCGTATCAGCTTCACCGGCCACGACATCTTCCGCGCCGAGGGGCGCCGCTTCGCCGAGTACTGGGTGGTCTCCGACGTCCTCGGCATGATGACCCGGCTCGGCGCGCTCGGCGGCTGA
- a CDS encoding MBL fold metallo-hydrolase, whose translation MFFAQYYLDCLSQASYMIADETTGKAVVVDPRRDVTEYVADAQDRGFTIVGVINTHFHADFIAGHLELADRTGAWIGYGQRAETEYESRKLTDGERIGLGDVTLQIMETPGHTPESVSVLVYEHAGDEVPYGVLTGDALFIGDVGRPDLLASIGVTADELGRMLYDSVHNKLMALPDEVRVFPAHGAGSACGKNLSTQRQSTIGEQRATNYACAPMDEDQFLAVVTAGQPSAPGYFVYDAILNRKSHELFDPSTTAPSLSVEEFLARRDAGAVIVDGRDPQEFAAGHLRGSVNVPADGRFAEQAGSVVAPDAEIIVVAPEDREEELVTRLARIGFDHVAGYLRDPDGVFPGLAAEMTQASRVTADELRTVLASEQAPVVVDVRGGGEREEGHIEGSLHIPLAELAKRQDEIPADRPVVVHCAGGHRSSIGASLLRHAGREDVSDLLGGYGAWLLLPEPAARS comes from the coding sequence ATGTTCTTCGCCCAGTACTACCTCGACTGCCTCTCCCAGGCCTCGTACATGATCGCCGACGAGACCACCGGCAAGGCCGTCGTCGTCGACCCCCGCCGCGACGTCACCGAGTACGTGGCCGACGCGCAGGACCGCGGCTTCACCATCGTGGGCGTCATCAACACCCACTTCCACGCCGACTTCATCGCCGGCCACCTGGAGCTCGCCGACCGCACCGGCGCCTGGATCGGCTACGGGCAGCGCGCGGAGACCGAGTACGAGAGCCGCAAGCTGACCGACGGCGAGCGCATCGGCCTCGGTGACGTGACCCTCCAGATCATGGAGACCCCCGGCCACACCCCGGAGTCCGTCAGCGTCCTGGTCTACGAGCACGCCGGCGACGAGGTGCCCTACGGCGTCCTCACCGGTGACGCGCTCTTCATCGGCGACGTCGGCCGCCCCGACCTGCTGGCCTCCATCGGCGTCACCGCCGACGAGCTCGGCCGGATGCTCTACGACAGCGTCCACAACAAGCTGATGGCGCTCCCGGACGAGGTGCGGGTCTTCCCGGCCCACGGCGCCGGCTCCGCCTGCGGCAAGAACCTCTCCACCCAGCGGCAGTCCACCATCGGCGAGCAGCGCGCCACCAACTACGCCTGCGCCCCGATGGACGAGGACCAGTTCCTGGCCGTGGTCACTGCGGGCCAGCCCTCCGCCCCCGGCTACTTCGTCTACGACGCGATCCTCAACCGCAAGTCGCACGAGCTGTTCGACCCGAGCACCACGGCGCCCTCCCTTTCCGTGGAGGAGTTCCTGGCCCGCCGGGACGCGGGTGCGGTGATCGTCGACGGCCGCGACCCGCAGGAGTTCGCCGCGGGTCACCTGCGCGGCTCCGTCAACGTCCCGGCCGACGGCCGCTTCGCCGAGCAGGCGGGCTCCGTGGTCGCCCCGGACGCGGAGATCATCGTCGTCGCCCCGGAGGACCGCGAGGAGGAGCTCGTCACCCGGCTCGCCCGGATCGGCTTCGACCACGTGGCCGGCTACCTGCGCGACCCCGACGGCGTCTTCCCCGGCCTGGCCGCGGAGATGACCCAGGCCAGCCGGGTCACGGCGGACGAGCTCCGCACGGTGCTCGCCTCCGAGCAGGCACCGGTGGTCGTGGACGTGCGCGGCGGCGGCGAGCGCGAGGAGGGCCACATCGAGGGCTCCCTGCACATCCCGCTGGCCGAGCTGGCCAAGCGGCAGGACGAGATCCCGGCGGACCGCCCGGTCGTCGTCCACTGCGCGGGCGGACACCGCTCCTCCATCGGCGCCAGCCTGCTGCGGCACGCCGGCCGTGAGGACGTCTCCGACCTGCTCGGCGGCTACGGCGCCTGGCTGCTGCTGCCCGAGCCCGCGGCCCGTTCCTGA
- a CDS encoding alpha-ketoglutarate-dependent dioxygenase AlkB family protein → MTDALFPPARREIAPGAVHVPGWLDPAAQRRLVAACRAWARGPVPIRHTRLPRGGVMSVQTVCLGWHWSPYRYTRTAVDAGGGRVAELPEWLAELGRRAVAEAYGDPAAGAAYAPDTALVNFYDGAARMGMHQDKDERSAAPVVSLSLGDTCVFRFGNTETRTRPYTDLELASGDLFVFGGPSRYAYHAVPKTLPGTADPALGLTGRLNITLRETGLPVD, encoded by the coding sequence ATGACCGACGCCCTCTTCCCGCCCGCCCGCCGGGAGATCGCGCCCGGTGCGGTCCATGTGCCCGGCTGGCTGGACCCGGCCGCGCAGCGCCGTCTGGTCGCCGCCTGCCGCGCGTGGGCCCGCGGCCCGGTGCCGATCCGGCACACCCGGCTGCCGCGCGGCGGCGTGATGTCCGTGCAGACGGTCTGCCTGGGCTGGCACTGGTCCCCGTACCGCTACACCCGCACCGCCGTGGACGCGGGCGGCGGCCGGGTCGCGGAACTGCCGGAGTGGCTGGCCGAACTGGGCCGCCGCGCCGTGGCCGAGGCCTACGGGGACCCGGCGGCCGGTGCCGCGTACGCCCCCGACACCGCGCTGGTCAACTTCTACGACGGCGCGGCCCGCATGGGCATGCACCAGGACAAGGACGAACGCTCCGCCGCCCCCGTCGTCTCCCTCTCCCTCGGCGACACCTGCGTCTTCCGCTTCGGCAACACCGAGACCCGCACCAGGCCGTACACCGACCTCGAACTGGCCTCCGGCGACCTCTTCGTCTTCGGCGGCCCCTCCCGCTACGCCTACCACGCCGTCCCGAAGACCCTGCCGGGCACCGCCGACCCGGCCCTCGGCCTCACCGGCCGCCTCAACATCACCCTCCGCGAAACGGGCCTCCCCGTGGACTGA
- the rarD gene encoding EamA family transporter RarD: MSEHRTGLVYGFAAYGIWGLFPLYWPLLEPADAVEILAHRMVWSLAVVGLVLLVLRRWSWLRPLLRQPRRIGLIALGATLISANWGLYIWSVNSGHVVEAALGYFINPLVSIAFGVLLLRERLRPAQWSAVGIGAVAVLVLTLGYGELPWIALSLALSFALYGLVKKHVGLDGLESLAAETSLQFLPALGFLLFLGSRGESTFTTEGTGHAVLLISAGAVTALPLVCFGGAAVRLPLSTIGLLQYLTPLTQFVLGVAVFHEEMPPERWAGFSLVWLALSLLTWDALRTAHRTRGDLRRAGAAAAEKAAAEAAAAVEAAERTGTGPGTGPGGADRPRTDLPLAGPVTETEAAAAARAEGPGTTGS, encoded by the coding sequence ATGAGCGAGCACCGGACCGGGCTGGTCTACGGATTCGCCGCCTACGGGATCTGGGGCCTCTTCCCGCTCTACTGGCCGCTGCTGGAACCCGCCGACGCGGTGGAGATCCTGGCGCACCGCATGGTGTGGTCGCTGGCCGTGGTCGGGCTCGTGCTGCTGGTGCTGCGCCGCTGGTCCTGGCTGCGTCCGCTGCTGCGGCAGCCCCGGCGGATCGGGCTGATCGCCCTGGGCGCCACTCTGATCTCGGCCAACTGGGGCCTGTACATCTGGAGCGTCAACTCCGGCCATGTCGTCGAGGCCGCCCTCGGCTACTTCATCAACCCCCTGGTCAGCATCGCCTTCGGGGTCCTGCTGCTGCGCGAGCGGCTGCGGCCCGCGCAGTGGTCGGCCGTCGGCATCGGCGCCGTCGCGGTGCTCGTGCTCACCCTCGGCTACGGCGAACTGCCGTGGATCGCCCTCTCGCTGGCCCTGTCCTTCGCTCTCTACGGCCTGGTCAAGAAGCACGTGGGGCTGGACGGCCTGGAGTCCCTGGCCGCCGAGACCTCCCTGCAGTTCCTGCCGGCCCTGGGCTTCCTGCTCTTCCTGGGCTCGCGTGGCGAGAGCACCTTCACCACCGAGGGCACCGGGCACGCCGTGCTCCTCATCAGCGCCGGCGCGGTCACCGCGCTCCCGCTGGTCTGCTTCGGCGGCGCCGCCGTCCGGCTGCCGCTGTCCACGATCGGCCTGCTGCAGTACCTGACCCCGCTCACCCAGTTCGTCCTGGGTGTCGCCGTCTTCCACGAGGAGATGCCGCCGGAGCGCTGGGCCGGCTTCTCCCTGGTCTGGCTGGCCCTGTCCCTGCTGACCTGGGACGCGCTCCGCACCGCGCACCGGACCCGGGGCGACCTCCGCCGGGCGGGCGCCGCGGCGGCGGAGAAGGCCGCGGCCGAGGCGGCGGCCGCCGTGGAGGCGGCGGAGAGGACGGGCACCGGGCCAGGCACCGGACCCGGCGGCGCGGACCGCCCCCGTACGGATCTCCCCCTGGCGGGCCCCGTCACCGAGACCGAGGCGGCGGCCGCCGCCCGCGCGGAGGGCCCGGGTACCACGGGTTCCTGA
- a CDS encoding ABC transporter ATP-binding protein, translating to MKRPPAPETETGTETGTVSQDGTGPGTAAPAAAENAGGAAAGNVIVTRGLTKRFRGGQLAVDGLDLTVPAGSVFGFLGPNGSGKTTTIRMLMGLIRPTSGSARVLGAPMPGAARRVLPQVGALIEGPALYGFLSGRDNLRRLDAADPDADPRTRDARIAAALERVGLAAAGSKKARAYSLGMKQRLGLAAALLRPRRLLVLDEPTNGLDPQGMREIRALVREVADGGTTVFLSSHLLDEIEQVCTHAAVMARGRLVVQGPVAELAAGARGRLSVTTPDTADAARVLREHGVTNLVVTGGRVTGEPPAGPPGPAGAFDPADLNAALVRDGVRVRGFGLERASLEDAFVALTGEGFDVAG from the coding sequence ATGAAGCGACCGCCCGCCCCCGAGACCGAGACCGGGACCGAGACCGGGACCGTGAGCCAGGACGGCACCGGGCCCGGCACGGCCGCCCCGGCCGCCGCCGAGAACGCGGGCGGAGCCGCCGCCGGGAACGTCATCGTGACCCGCGGTCTCACCAAGCGGTTCCGCGGCGGGCAGCTCGCCGTGGACGGGCTCGACCTCACCGTGCCCGCCGGCTCGGTCTTCGGCTTCCTCGGGCCCAACGGCTCCGGCAAGACCACCACCATCCGGATGCTGATGGGCCTGATCCGGCCCACCTCCGGCAGCGCCCGCGTGCTCGGTGCCCCGATGCCGGGCGCCGCGCGGCGGGTGCTGCCGCAGGTCGGTGCGCTGATCGAGGGCCCCGCCCTGTACGGCTTCCTCTCCGGCCGGGACAACCTCCGGCGTCTCGACGCCGCCGACCCCGACGCCGACCCCCGGACCCGCGACGCCCGGATCGCCGCGGCGCTGGAGCGGGTCGGGCTGGCCGCCGCCGGGAGCAAGAAGGCGCGGGCCTACTCCCTCGGGATGAAGCAGCGTCTCGGCCTGGCAGCGGCGCTGCTGCGGCCGCGCCGGCTGCTCGTCCTCGACGAACCGACCAACGGCCTGGACCCGCAGGGCATGCGGGAGATCCGGGCCCTGGTGCGGGAGGTGGCGGACGGCGGCACCACGGTGTTCCTCTCCTCCCACCTCCTGGACGAGATCGAGCAGGTGTGCACCCATGCCGCGGTGATGGCCCGCGGACGGCTGGTGGTGCAGGGCCCGGTCGCCGAACTGGCGGCCGGGGCGCGCGGCCGGCTCTCCGTCACCACACCGGACACGGCGGACGCGGCCCGGGTCCTCCGGGAGCACGGGGTGACGAACCTGGTGGTGACGGGCGGCAGAGTGACGGGCGAGCCGCCGGCCGGACCGCCGGGTCCGGCCGGGGCGTTCGACCCGGCCGACCTCAACGCCGCACTCGTCCGGGACGGCGTGCGGGTCCGGGGCTTCGGGCTCGAACGGGCTTCGCTGGAGGACGCGTTCGTGGCACTGACCGGGGAGGGCTTCGATGTCGCGGGCTGA
- a CDS encoding rhodanese-like domain-containing protein, with protein sequence MSPNSTGDTTTAKLGPGALQALIRDGGGPRLLDVRTPGEFQSVHIPGSYNVPLDTLKEHRQELLSHLDEDVVLICRSGGRAAQAEQALAEAGLPNLRVLDGGMVAWETAGGDVKRGADRWDLERQVRLVAGSIVLISGIAGIFLPGWHLVGTFVGAGLTFAALSNTCAMGMMLSKLPYNRGPKTDLKTVIQSLRGDRA encoded by the coding sequence ATGAGCCCCAACTCCACGGGCGACACCACCACCGCGAAGCTCGGTCCGGGCGCCCTGCAGGCGCTGATCCGGGACGGCGGAGGCCCCCGCCTGCTGGATGTTCGGACTCCGGGCGAGTTCCAGAGCGTCCACATCCCCGGCTCCTACAACGTCCCGCTCGACACCCTCAAGGAGCACCGCCAGGAGCTGCTGTCGCACCTGGACGAGGACGTCGTGCTGATCTGCCGCTCCGGCGGCCGCGCGGCCCAGGCCGAGCAGGCGCTGGCCGAGGCCGGCCTGCCCAACCTCCGGGTGCTCGACGGCGGCATGGTCGCCTGGGAGACCGCGGGAGGCGACGTCAAGCGCGGAGCCGACCGCTGGGACCTGGAGCGCCAGGTCCGGCTGGTCGCCGGATCGATCGTCCTGATCAGCGGCATCGCCGGGATCTTCCTCCCGGGCTGGCACCTCGTCGGCACCTTCGTCGGCGCGGGCCTGACCTTCGCGGCGCTCAGCAACACCTGCGCCATGGGGATGATGCTCTCGAAGCTCCCCTACAACCGCGGACCGAAGACGGACCTCAAGACCGTCATCCAGTCATTGCGGGGTGACCGCGCGTGA